A single Tenacibaculum sp. Bg11-29 DNA region contains:
- a CDS encoding phage tail sheath C-terminal domain-containing protein, with product MSAYKTPGVYIEEIVKFPPSVAQVETAIPAFIGYTEKATNKVKGDLKGKPTRITSMLEYETYFGGAKAETTIQVKVTDKKVNGALKRGIVVDQPSDREPFLMYYSMQMYFANGGGPCYIVSVGRYGVDLDTSDVKITNVNDIDLMNHFTQGLNDVRKVDEPTLILFPDATAISSDTTFYDLYELALKQCKELQDRFTIIDTRAYDATSPTDPNIGTLRTEIGLGKDYLKYGAVYYPHLKTILDYKFDKNSMVIKHVNEADPQAKVVITTNVNALNVALPITAISDKSGLTDLTGSLADIVNYLYNINTGGKEGFNLEERNTELKNYTGARSLTLHGNLVSLLNDFEALISVKTKANIEANAAISALEDELVAAADVTDIKNQLAAFNLLFEGADKVESVFEELTKLTENLKTFIDGGNDTKIKNVVENNTSNIVNEINKLITITFPASPAEITPVTKGDVTIFDGIEISLNVLKASIIDEAAVGAQNIDLDTNNGELHGRNLTSIESSDNETYNLILTEIANLPLELPPSSAIAGVYARVDSDRGVWKAPANVGLTYVIEPTVQVSHEDQQNLNVDVNSGKSINAIRTFVGKGNLVWGARTLAGNDNEWRYISVRRFFNMAEESIKKATEQFVFEPNDKNTWIRVKAMIDNFLTQQWRAGALAGPTPEKAFYVNIGLGETMTAQDILEGNMIIEIGMAVVRPAEFIILKFSHKMQEA from the coding sequence ATGTCAGCTTACAAAACACCAGGAGTCTACATTGAAGAAATTGTAAAATTTCCACCATCAGTAGCTCAAGTAGAAACAGCAATTCCAGCCTTTATAGGTTATACTGAAAAAGCAACCAATAAAGTGAAGGGAGATTTAAAAGGTAAACCTACCCGTATTACTTCAATGTTAGAATATGAAACTTATTTTGGAGGAGCTAAAGCAGAAACAACTATTCAAGTAAAAGTTACTGATAAAAAAGTTAATGGTGCTTTAAAAAGAGGTATTGTGGTTGATCAACCATCAGATAGAGAACCTTTTTTAATGTATTATTCTATGCAAATGTATTTTGCAAATGGAGGTGGACCTTGTTATATAGTTTCGGTAGGTAGGTATGGAGTTGATTTAGATACAAGTGATGTTAAAATTACTAATGTTAATGATATTGATTTAATGAACCATTTTACTCAAGGGTTAAATGATGTTAGAAAAGTAGATGAGCCGACATTAATTTTGTTTCCTGATGCAACAGCAATTTCATCTGATACAACATTCTATGACCTTTATGAATTAGCATTAAAGCAATGTAAAGAATTACAAGATCGTTTTACAATTATTGATACTAGAGCTTATGACGCTACTAGCCCTACAGATCCTAATATTGGGACTTTAAGAACTGAAATAGGGTTAGGAAAGGACTATTTAAAATATGGAGCAGTTTATTACCCTCATTTAAAAACTATTTTAGATTATAAGTTTGATAAAAATTCAATGGTTATCAAGCATGTTAATGAAGCAGATCCTCAAGCAAAAGTAGTAATAACAACGAATGTAAATGCGCTGAATGTCGCTTTACCAATTACAGCAATCTCAGACAAATCAGGACTAACTGATTTAACAGGATCTTTAGCAGACATCGTTAACTATTTATACAATATAAATACAGGAGGAAAAGAAGGGTTTAATCTAGAAGAAAGAAACACTGAACTTAAAAATTATACAGGAGCACGATCATTAACATTACATGGGAATTTAGTAAGCTTATTGAATGATTTTGAAGCACTAATTTCGGTTAAAACCAAAGCAAACATTGAAGCAAATGCAGCAATTTCAGCTTTAGAAGATGAGTTAGTAGCAGCTGCGGATGTTACTGATATTAAAAATCAGTTGGCAGCCTTTAATTTATTATTTGAAGGAGCTGATAAGGTAGAGTCTGTATTTGAAGAGTTAACTAAGTTAACGGAAAACTTAAAAACATTCATTGATGGCGGTAATGATACAAAAATTAAAAATGTTGTCGAAAATAACACGTCAAACATTGTTAATGAAATAAACAAGTTAATAACTATTACTTTTCCAGCATCACCAGCAGAAATAACACCTGTAACTAAAGGGGATGTAACAATTTTTGATGGTATAGAAATATCCTTGAATGTATTAAAGGCATCGATAATAGATGAAGCTGCAGTGGGAGCTCAGAATATTGATTTAGATACCAATAATGGTGAATTACATGGTAGAAACTTAACTAGTATTGAAAGTTCAGATAATGAAACATACAATTTAATTTTAACTGAAATAGCTAATTTACCATTAGAATTACCTCCAAGTAGTGCTATTGCAGGAGTATATGCGCGAGTAGATTCAGATAGAGGTGTTTGGAAAGCGCCTGCAAATGTTGGCCTTACTTATGTTATAGAACCGACAGTACAAGTTTCTCATGAAGATCAGCAAAATCTTAATGTAGATGTTAACTCAGGAAAATCTATAAATGCAATTAGAACTTTTGTGGGGAAAGGAAACTTAGTATGGGGAGCAAGAACTCTTGCAGGGAACGATAATGAATGGAGATATATTTCAGTAAGAAGATTTTTTAACATGGCTGAAGAGTCGATTAAAAAAGCTACTGAACAATTTGTTTTTGAGCCCAATGATAAAAATACTTGGATTCGTGTAAAAGCAATGATAGATAATTTCTTAACACAACAATGGAGAGCAGGAGCATTAGCAGGACCAACACCAGAAAAAGCTTTTTATGTAAACATTGGTTTAGGTGAAACAATGACTGCACAAGATATTTTAGAAGGAAATATGATTATTGAAATTGGAATGGCAGTTGTTCGTCCAGCAGAATTTATCATTTTAAAATTCTCACATAAAATGCAAGAAGCATAA
- a CDS encoding phage tail protein → MAELYPLPKFSFEVAFGDTKFNCTEVSGLTFENKMIEYRGGADSEYHKSKQPGLFEYPNITVKRGVFADKSKQFYEQWAKTVYFQEGGEQFRGDLTIILLDENGDPSVTWKAQNAYITKVTPTDLKADGNEIAIETAEWVHEKLTMIS, encoded by the coding sequence ATGGCAGAATTATATCCACTTCCAAAGTTTTCCTTTGAGGTAGCTTTCGGAGACACAAAGTTTAATTGCACCGAAGTATCGGGATTGACTTTTGAAAATAAAATGATTGAATATCGTGGAGGAGCAGATAGTGAATATCATAAATCTAAACAACCAGGGCTATTTGAATATCCTAATATTACTGTAAAGAGGGGGGTATTTGCCGATAAAAGTAAACAGTTTTACGAACAATGGGCAAAAACAGTTTATTTCCAAGAAGGAGGGGAGCAGTTTAGAGGAGATTTAACCATTATTTTACTAGATGAAAACGGAGACCCATCAGTAACATGGAAAGCTCAAAATGCTTACATCACAAAAGTAACTCCAACAGATTTAAAAGCTGATGGTAATGAAATAGCAATTGAAACTGCTGAATGGGTTCATGAAAAATTAACAATGATAAGTTAA
- a CDS encoding phage tail protein, producing MTSYHPPVGFSFKVEFETISSSEGDNSFQSVSGLSVDLETEEIAEGGENRFKHKIPVRSKYPNLVLKRGALVNSEVIKWCKKALENFEIQPVNINVMLLGEDKQAIQTWNIVHAYPVKWNVGDFNAEESKLVIETLELTYNYFKVV from the coding sequence ATGACTAGTTATCATCCACCAGTAGGCTTTAGTTTTAAAGTAGAGTTTGAAACGATTTCATCATCAGAAGGAGATAACTCATTTCAATCAGTTTCGGGGCTTTCAGTAGACCTCGAAACTGAAGAAATTGCGGAAGGAGGAGAAAACAGGTTTAAGCATAAAATACCAGTACGATCAAAATACCCAAACTTAGTTTTAAAAAGAGGAGCATTGGTGAATTCAGAAGTCATAAAATGGTGTAAAAAAGCATTAGAAAACTTTGAAATTCAACCAGTAAACATAAATGTAATGTTGCTCGGAGAAGATAAACAAGCCATTCAAACTTGGAATATTGTTCATGCATACCCTGTAAAATGGAATGTTGGTGATTTTAATGCTGAAGAAAGTAAACTAGTAATAGAAACTCTTGAGCTAACCTATAATTATTTTAAAGTCGTTTAA
- a CDS encoding DUF5908 family protein has product MPITIKELHIKINVDEKSEIQGQTSGVSSHNTAAIVATCVEEVMDILERQKQR; this is encoded by the coding sequence ATGCCAATTACTATTAAAGAATTACATATTAAAATAAATGTAGATGAAAAGTCTGAAATACAAGGGCAAACTAGTGGAGTATCTAGTCATAATACAGCTGCTATAGTTGCCACTTGTGTTGAAGAAGTAATGGATATTCTTGAAAGACAAAAACAACGATAA
- the vgrG gene encoding type VI secretion system tip protein VgrG, which yields MNSTGTIQTSKSADLVTFKILIEGEELSKLYEVKSITVSKEVNKVPTAQIVLIDGDASKRDFKLSNEDLLIPGKEVEVTAGYHSDEETIFKGIVIKHNLRIRADSAQLVIECKDEAVKMTIGRKSKYFYESTDSDIFEEIIGEYGLSKEVESTNYSHPELVQYNASDWDFVVSRAQANGKLCFVDDGTITIAKPDVGQSEIETVTFGGSLLDFDAEIDARHQIKKVAAYSWNHADQELVEVEGKDPNVDLNGNLSVSDLNKTIGLESLELRHGGVVTDTELQDWADAKWLFQQLAKVRGRVKFQGIPSVKPNTILKLEGVGDRFNGNVYVTGVQHVISEGNWVSNAQFGLSTEWFSETFEISAKPASGLLPAIQGLQVGIVSQLEEDPDGEDRILVQIPIINNEEEGIWCRVASPDAGENRGIFFRPEIGDEVIVGFINQDPNDAIVLGMLHSSAKPSPITATDDNHEKGIITRSEMKVLFDDDKKIITIETPAGKIISLDEDKGAITIEDDNSNVITINSDGIAMESAGDISLKASGDVTIEGTNISLTANAEFKAEGSAGAEMSTSAIAVLKGSLVQIN from the coding sequence ATGAATAGCACAGGAACTATACAAACTTCAAAAAGTGCCGATTTAGTCACTTTTAAAATCCTTATTGAAGGAGAGGAGTTATCAAAACTATATGAAGTTAAAAGTATTACTGTTTCTAAAGAAGTAAACAAAGTACCAACTGCTCAAATTGTTTTGATTGATGGAGACGCTTCTAAAAGAGATTTTAAATTAAGTAACGAAGATTTATTAATTCCTGGGAAAGAAGTTGAAGTTACTGCTGGTTATCATTCAGATGAAGAAACTATATTTAAAGGAATTGTTATCAAGCATAATTTAAGAATACGAGCTGATTCAGCACAATTGGTTATTGAATGTAAAGATGAAGCTGTAAAAATGACGATAGGTAGAAAGAGTAAATACTTCTACGAAAGTACGGATAGCGACATTTTTGAAGAAATTATAGGCGAATATGGATTATCTAAAGAAGTAGAATCAACAAATTATTCTCATCCTGAATTAGTTCAGTATAACGCATCAGATTGGGACTTTGTAGTTTCAAGGGCACAAGCTAATGGAAAATTGTGCTTTGTAGATGATGGAACGATTACGATCGCTAAACCAGATGTTGGGCAATCAGAAATAGAAACAGTAACCTTTGGAGGTTCTTTATTAGATTTTGATGCAGAAATAGATGCTCGTCATCAAATTAAAAAAGTAGCAGCATATAGTTGGAATCATGCTGATCAAGAATTGGTTGAAGTTGAAGGAAAAGATCCAAATGTTGATTTAAATGGAAATTTATCAGTTTCAGATTTAAATAAAACGATAGGTTTAGAAAGTTTAGAATTAAGACATGGAGGTGTTGTTACAGATACCGAATTACAAGATTGGGCAGATGCAAAATGGTTATTTCAACAATTAGCAAAAGTAAGAGGTAGAGTAAAATTTCAAGGAATACCATCAGTAAAACCAAATACAATTTTAAAACTAGAAGGAGTTGGCGACCGATTTAATGGTAATGTTTATGTGACAGGTGTTCAACATGTTATTTCAGAAGGAAATTGGGTGTCAAATGCACAATTTGGATTGTCAACAGAATGGTTTTCTGAAACTTTTGAGATCTCTGCAAAACCAGCTTCTGGGTTATTACCTGCCATTCAAGGATTACAAGTAGGTATTGTTTCTCAATTAGAAGAAGATCCTGACGGAGAAGATAGAATTTTAGTCCAAATTCCAATCATCAATAATGAAGAAGAAGGTATTTGGTGCAGAGTAGCTTCACCAGATGCAGGAGAAAATAGGGGGATTTTCTTTCGTCCAGAGATTGGAGATGAAGTTATTGTAGGATTTATCAATCAAGACCCTAATGACGCCATTGTTTTAGGAATGTTGCATAGTAGTGCAAAACCCTCACCAATTACTGCTACAGATGATAATCATGAAAAAGGAATTATTACCAGAAGCGAAATGAAAGTGCTATTTGATGATGATAAAAAGATAATTACCATTGAAACACCAGCAGGAAAAATTATTTCTCTTGATGAAGATAAGGGAGCTATTACTATTGAAGATGACAACTCAAATGTAATTACTATAAACAGTGATGGAATAGCAATGGAAAGCGCAGGAGATATTTCCTTAAAAGCTTCAGGAGATGTTACTATTGAAGGAACCAATATAAGTTTAACAGCGAATGCAGAGTTTAAGGCGGAAGGTAGTGCTGGGGCAGAAATGTCAACAAGTGCAATAGCCGTTTTAAAAGGCTCATTAGTTCAAATAAATTAA
- a CDS encoding PAAR domain-containing protein, producing the protein MGSPAARITDMHVCPMTTGPVPHVGGPILPAGEPTVLIGGLPAARVGDMAVCVGPPDSIVAGSGTVLIGGLPAARMGDSTSHGGTIVLGEPTVLIG; encoded by the coding sequence ATGGGGAGTCCAGCAGCAAGAATTACAGATATGCATGTTTGTCCGATGACAACAGGACCAGTACCTCATGTAGGAGGTCCAATTTTACCAGCAGGAGAACCTACAGTTTTAATAGGAGGTTTACCAGCAGCAAGAGTTGGAGATATGGCAGTTTGTGTTGGACCACCAGATAGTATTGTAGCAGGTTCTGGAACAGTTTTAATAGGAGGATTACCAGCAGCAAGAATGGGTGATAGTACTTCACACGGAGGTACTATAGTACTTGGAGAACCAACAGTATTAATAGGATAG
- a CDS encoding GPW/gp25 family protein → MENKKAFLGIGWGFPPEFSEDLNEVVMISDEEDIKSSLEILLTTRLGERVLLPNYGCNLQELLFERLDRTLITYAKELIATAILYHEPRIDVIHIDVSETDPLEGMLVIKIEYRVRATNSRTNVVFPFYKGEGTDIN, encoded by the coding sequence ATGGAAAATAAAAAAGCTTTTTTAGGAATAGGATGGGGGTTTCCTCCAGAGTTTTCAGAAGACTTGAATGAAGTAGTAATGATATCTGATGAAGAAGATATTAAAAGTAGTTTAGAAATATTATTAACTACCCGATTGGGTGAACGAGTACTATTACCTAATTATGGTTGTAATCTACAAGAGTTGCTTTTTGAACGATTAGATAGAACGCTGATAACCTACGCAAAAGAATTGATTGCAACTGCAATTTTATATCATGAACCAAGAATAGATGTAATTCACATTGATGTTTCAGAAACAGACCCTTTAGAAGGAATGTTAGTTATAAAAATTGAATATAGAGTTAGAGCTACGAATAGTAGAACGAATGTGGTGTTTCCTTTTTATAAAGGAGAAGGAACCGATATAAATTAA
- a CDS encoding baseplate J/gp47 family protein: MSKIIPNILQRNGTGQEQRMIKALDPENFELHDFTIEDWILFAYSFAEKLNYFSKENHEVASSDWQLFFKKLITSEVPFRGTREYGKLKEDIAKTLNDFTKEAKLSPHLTLFVCFLKLLEFSKERFNKLTKRHLDFYYKEILQVDKKEAIPDQAHVIFELAKKITNQQIKEDTLLDAKKDALGKPLNYKTNEELIVNKASVGAIKTIYNNNSDNLKKIKASHVANTKDGLEEPLLADEPYWYPFGYPSKGKNVDELQDAEVGFSIASPMLLLQEGERTVTITIKFDADFEKESFKVDTLIENLKLYGSGEEKWIEPTLIAINNANDGNLDVSNQIIFTFFLGYDSGAIVNYKEEFLLKKHKTTHPLVRFIFDISNDTGYNFYRFLASNTVNEITIKTVVKGVKSLKVENDNGLIKTKKPFHPFTTRPTEGSNFSVNYEEAFSKKWKDFTVNLRWKNVPEDFKIWCQAYLKSTSYSSISTYAVELKKDIDDRSLLVTDEKYFQVKNRMLHVAGETKETVGEIVSLFTRNVVEDGDTEEIFYTGNYTAVNSSNTYEVDKAGALQLTLERSFLHGLYARLYALAVSSGDKEINLPNEAYTPLVETLTVDYVAEETILMSGVNRDDNRIQLFHNHPFGEHEENYAEKKHLQTEKNIIDIFDKDTIQTFLVPKYCLGGHLFLGIENIESQQNLSLLIQVLEGSENPEVESFKGNEKVNWSILCKNKWKSLENDIISNNTDNFLKSGIIKISIPKEASIDNTLLPAGYIWIKVQMNKSFDAVCKVINIHAQAVVATFKNNDNEVSHLKNGLASSTIKKMVTRIPQIKSLSQPYNAFGGSTEESDENFYRRISERLRHKNRAITLWDYEHLILQKFPEIYKVKCLNHTSKTSFTAAGHVTIVVVPDTVNKNVFDIYQPRVSKATLNSITKYINSLNTLHVNAEVVNPNYEEISIGLEASFYEGFDDNFYTEQLKSDITKFLSPWAYDETKEVTFGIALHKSILIDYIEKLPYIDYLQNVKMNGDTNIYKIMPSNPKSIIVSAKTHTVSTVLTTCKGTKKVIEQICQL; encoded by the coding sequence ATGAGTAAAATCATTCCTAATATATTACAACGAAACGGAACAGGACAAGAGCAACGTATGATAAAAGCTTTAGATCCTGAAAATTTCGAACTTCATGATTTTACTATAGAAGATTGGATTTTATTTGCATATAGTTTTGCAGAAAAATTAAATTATTTCTCTAAAGAAAACCATGAGGTTGCTTCTAGTGATTGGCAGCTTTTTTTTAAGAAATTAATAACATCAGAAGTTCCGTTTAGAGGTACACGAGAATATGGAAAACTAAAAGAGGACATCGCTAAAACACTTAACGATTTTACAAAAGAAGCTAAACTCTCTCCGCATTTAACCTTATTTGTTTGTTTTTTAAAACTGTTAGAGTTTTCAAAAGAGCGATTTAATAAATTAACCAAACGTCATTTAGATTTTTATTACAAAGAAATTCTTCAAGTTGATAAGAAAGAGGCAATTCCAGATCAAGCTCATGTAATTTTTGAATTAGCCAAGAAAATCACCAATCAACAAATTAAAGAGGATACTTTACTAGATGCAAAAAAAGATGCTTTAGGAAAACCTTTAAATTATAAAACGAACGAAGAATTAATTGTAAATAAAGCTTCAGTTGGAGCAATAAAAACTATTTACAATAACAATTCTGATAATTTAAAAAAGATTAAAGCAAGTCATGTAGCCAATACAAAAGATGGTCTAGAAGAACCACTTCTTGCTGATGAACCGTATTGGTATCCTTTCGGATATCCTTCTAAAGGAAAAAATGTAGATGAGTTACAAGATGCTGAAGTAGGTTTTAGTATTGCTTCTCCTATGTTATTACTTCAAGAAGGAGAAAGAACAGTAACAATAACTATTAAGTTTGATGCTGATTTTGAAAAAGAATCTTTTAAAGTTGATACACTTATTGAAAATTTAAAACTGTACGGAAGTGGAGAAGAAAAGTGGATTGAACCTACTTTAATCGCAATTAACAATGCTAATGATGGTAATTTAGACGTTTCTAATCAAATAATTTTCACATTTTTCTTAGGGTATGATTCAGGTGCAATAGTAAATTATAAAGAAGAATTTCTCTTAAAAAAACACAAAACAACACATCCATTAGTTCGTTTTATTTTTGATATTTCTAATGATACTGGATATAATTTTTATAGATTTTTAGCAAGTAACACTGTAAATGAGATTACCATAAAAACAGTTGTTAAAGGAGTTAAATCATTAAAAGTTGAAAATGATAATGGGCTCATAAAAACTAAAAAACCTTTTCACCCTTTTACAACTCGCCCTACCGAAGGTTCTAATTTTAGTGTAAATTATGAAGAAGCTTTTTCTAAAAAATGGAAAGATTTTACGGTTAATTTACGTTGGAAAAATGTTCCCGAAGATTTTAAAATTTGGTGTCAAGCATATTTAAAATCAACAAGCTACTCTTCAATCTCTACATACGCAGTCGAACTTAAAAAAGATATAGATGATAGAAGTCTACTCGTTACTGATGAAAAATATTTTCAAGTAAAGAATAGAATGTTACATGTAGCGGGAGAAACAAAAGAAACTGTTGGAGAGATTGTAAGTTTATTTACCAGAAACGTTGTTGAGGATGGAGATACTGAAGAAATTTTTTATACAGGGAATTACACAGCCGTAAATTCAAGTAATACTTATGAAGTTGATAAAGCAGGAGCTTTGCAATTAACATTAGAACGGTCTTTTTTACATGGATTATATGCTCGTTTATATGCTTTAGCAGTTAGTTCGGGAGATAAAGAAATTAATCTTCCAAATGAAGCATACACACCTTTGGTGGAAACATTAACTGTTGATTATGTTGCTGAAGAAACTATTTTGATGTCTGGGGTAAATAGAGATGATAATCGCATTCAACTCTTTCATAATCATCCATTCGGAGAACATGAAGAAAATTACGCAGAAAAAAAACACTTACAAACAGAAAAGAACATCATAGATATTTTTGATAAAGATACTATTCAAACTTTTTTAGTGCCAAAATACTGTTTAGGCGGACATTTGTTTTTAGGAATAGAAAATATTGAATCTCAGCAAAATCTATCTCTATTAATTCAAGTTCTTGAAGGAAGTGAAAATCCAGAAGTCGAAAGTTTTAAAGGAAATGAAAAAGTAAACTGGTCTATTTTATGTAAAAATAAATGGAAAAGTCTTGAAAATGATATTATTTCTAATAATACAGATAATTTTTTAAAATCAGGAATTATTAAGATTTCTATACCAAAAGAGGCTAGTATAGATAATACATTATTACCAGCAGGATATATCTGGATAAAAGTTCAAATGAATAAATCATTTGATGCAGTATGTAAAGTTATTAATATTCATGCACAAGCTGTTGTCGCGACCTTTAAAAATAATGATAATGAGGTAAGTCATTTAAAAAATGGACTAGCCAGTAGTACTATAAAGAAGATGGTAACTCGTATACCACAAATTAAATCATTATCACAACCTTATAATGCCTTTGGAGGAAGTACTGAAGAGTCTGATGAGAACTTTTACCGAAGAATAAGTGAACGTTTACGTCATAAAAATAGGGCAATAACACTTTGGGATTACGAGCATTTAATCCTCCAAAAATTTCCAGAAATTTATAAAGTGAAATGTTTAAACCATACTTCAAAAACGAGTTTTACAGCAGCAGGTCACGTTACAATTGTAGTAGTACCAGATACCGTAAATAAAAATGTGTTTGATATTTATCAACCAAGAGTAAGCAAAGCAACTTTAAATAGTATAACCAAGTATATAAACTCATTAAACACTTTGCATGTAAATGCTGAAGTAGTGAATCCGAATTATGAAGAAATAAGTATTGGTTTAGAAGCTAGTTTTTATGAAGGTTTTGATGATAATTTTTATACAGAACAATTAAAATCAGATATCACAAAATTTTTGTCACCATGGGCTTACGATGAAACAAAAGAAGTAACCTTTGGTATTGCATTACATAAAAGCATATTGATTGATTATATAGAAAAACTACCCTATATAGATTATTTACAAAATGTAAAAATGAATGGAGATACTAACATTTATAAAATAATGCCTAGCAATCCAAAATCAATAATAGTATCCGCAAAAACACATACGGTAAGCACAGTATTAACTACCTGTAAAGGAACTAAAAAAGTTATAGAACAGATATGTCAGTTATAA